In Eubalaena glacialis isolate mEubGla1 chromosome 2, mEubGla1.1.hap2.+ XY, whole genome shotgun sequence, a single genomic region encodes these proteins:
- the LRFN5 gene encoding leucine-rich repeat and fibronectin type-III domain-containing protein 5, whose translation MEKFLFYLFFIGIAVKAQICPKRCVCQILSPNLATLCAKKGLLFVPPNIDRRTVELRLADNFVTNIKRKDFANMTSLVDLTLSRNTISFITPHAFADLRNLRALHLNSNRLTKITNDMFSGLSNLHHLILNNNQLTLISSTAFDDVFALEELDLSYNNLETIPWDAVEKMVSLHTLSLDHNMIDNIPKGTFSHLHKMTRLDVTSNKLQKLPPDPLFQRAQVLATSGIISPSTFALSFGGNPLHCNCELLWLRRLSREDDLETCASPALLTGRYFWSIPEEEFLCEPPLITRHTHEMRVLEGQRATLRCKARGDPEPAIHWISPEGKLISNATRSLVYDNGTLDILITTIKDTGAFTCIASNPAGEATQMVDLHIIKLPHLLNSTNHIHEPDPGSSDISTSTKSGSNASSSNGDTKISQDKIVVAEATSSTALLKFNFQRNIPGIRMFQIQYNGTYDDTLVYRMIPPTSKTFLVNNLAAGTMYDLCVLAIYDDGITSLTATRVVGCIQFTTEEDYVRCHFMQSQFLGGTMIIIIGGIIVASVLVFIIILMIRYKVCNNNGQHKVTKVSNVCSQTNGAQIQGCSVTLPQSMSKQAVGHEENAQYFKVANDNVIQCSETCLSQDSSTTTSALPPTWTSSTSVSQKQKRKTGTKPSTDPQSEAVTNVESQNTNRNNSTALQLASRPPDSGTEGPTSKRAHSKPNALLTNVDQTVQETQRPELI comes from the exons AtggaaaaatttcttttttatctgtttttcatTGGCatagcagtgaaagctcagatcTGTCCAAAGCGTTGTGTCTGTCAGATTTTGTCTCCTAATCTTGCAACCCTTTGTGCCAAGAAAGGGCTTTTGTTTGTGCCACCAAACATTGACAGAAGAACTGTGGAACTGCGTTTGGCAGACAATTTTGttacaaatattaaaaggaaagatTTTGCCAATATGACCAGCTTGGTGGACCTGACTCTATCCAGGAATACAATAAGTTTTATTACACCTCATGCTTTTGCTGACTTACGGAATCTGAGGGCATTGCATTTGAATAGCAACAGATTGACTAAAATTACAAATGATATGTTCAGTGGGCTTTCCAATCTCCATCATTTGATACTGAACAACAATCAGCTGACTTTAATTTCTTCTACAGCATTTGATGATGTCTTTGCCCTCGAGGAGCTGGATCTGTCCTATAATAATTTAGAAACAATACCATGGGATGCTGTTGAGAAGATGGTCAGCTTGCACACCCTCAGTTTGGATCACAATATGATTGATAACATTCCTAAGGGGACTTTCTCCCACTTGCACAAGATGACTCGGCTAGATGTAACATCAAATAAATTGCAGAAGCTACCACCTGACCCTCTCTTTCAGCGAGCTCAGGTCCTAGCAACCTCAGGAATCATAAGCCCATCTACTTTTGCATTAAGTTTTGGTGGAAACCCTTTGCATTGCAACTGTGAATTGCTGTGGTTGAGGCGTCTGTCCAGAGAAGATGACCTGGAGACCTGTGCTTCCCCAGCGCTTTTAACTGGCCGCTATTTTTGGTCAATTCCTGAGGAAGAGTTTTTGTGTGAGCCTCCTCTCATTACTCGTCATACACATGAGATGAGAGTCCTGGAGGGTCAGAGGGCAACCCTGAGGTGCAAAGCCAGGGGAGACCCCGAACCTGCAATTCACTGGATTTCTCCTGAAGGGAAGCTTATTTCAAATGCAACAAGATCTCTGGTGTATGATAATGGAACACTTGACATTCTTATAACAACTATTAAGGATACAGGTGCTTTTACCTGCATTGCTTCCAATCCTGCTGGGGAAGCAACACAAATGGTGGATCTTCATATAATTAAGCTCCCTCACTTACTAAACAGTACGAACCATATCCATGAGCCTGATCCTGGTTCTTCAGATATCTCAACTTCTACTAAGTCAGGTTCTAATGCAAGCAGTAGTAATGGTGATACTAAAATCAGTCAAGATAAAATTGTGGTGGCAGAAGCAACATCATCTACGGCACtgcttaaatttaattttcaaagaaatatccCGGGAATACGTATGTTTCAGATCCAGTACAATGGTACTTATGATGACACCCTtgtttacag AATGATACCTCCTACGAGCAAAACTTTTCTTGTCAATAACCTGGCTGCTGGAACTATGTATGACTTGTGTGTCTTGGCAATATACGATGATGGCATTACTTCCCTCACAGCCACAAGAGTCGTGGGTTGCATCCAGTTTACTACGGAAGAGGATTATGTGCGGTGCCATTTCATGCAGTCCCAGTTTTTGGGAGGCaccatgattattattattggtgGAATCATTGTAGCCTCTGTGCTGGTTTTCATCATCATTCTAATGATCCGGTATAAGGTTTGTAACAATAATGGGCAACACAAGGTCACCAAGGTCAGCAACGTCTGCTCTCAAACTAATGGGGCTCAAATACAAGGCTGCAGTGTGACGCTGCCCCAGTCCATGTCCAAACAAGCTGTGGGACACGAAGAGAATGCCCAGTATTTTAAAGTTGCCAATGACAATGTGATACAATGTTCAGAAACTTGTTTAAGTCAGGACTCCTCTACCACTACCTCTGCTTTGCCTCCTACCTGGACTTCAAGCACTTCTGTGTcccaaaagcagaaaagaaagactGGCACGAAGCCAAGTACCGACCCACAGAGTGAAGCTGTCACAAATGTTGAGTCCCAAAACACTAACAGAAATAACTCAACTGCCTTGCAGTTAGCTAGTCGACCTCCTGATTCTGGCACAGAGGGACCCACATCTAAAAGAGCACATTCAAAGCCAA ATGCTTTGCTGACTAATGTTGACCAGACTGTCCAGGAAACACAG agGCCGGAGTTAATCTGA